In a genomic window of Jaculus jaculus isolate mJacJac1 chromosome 8, mJacJac1.mat.Y.cur, whole genome shotgun sequence:
- the Pdrg1 gene encoding p53 and DNA damage-regulated protein 1 isoform X1 produces MLSPEAERVLRYLVEVEELAEQVLSDKRQIVDLDTKRNQNREGLRALQKDLSPSEDVMVCFGSMFIRIPHHQTKEMIEKDQDHLDKEIEKLRNQLKVKVNRLFEAQGKPELKGFNLNPLNQDELKALKIILKG; encoded by the exons ATGCTGTCGCCCGAGGCAGAGCGGGTGCTGCGGTACCTGGTGGAAGTGGAGGAGCTCGCCGAGCAGGTCCTGTCGGACAAGCGGCAG ATTGTGGACCTGGACACTAAGAGGAATCAAAACCGAGAGGGCCTGAGGGCCCTACAGAAGGACCTCAGCCCTTCTG AAGATGTGATGGTTTGCTTTGGGAGTATGTTTATCAGAATCCCTCATCACCAGACGAAGGAGATGATCGAGAAAG ATCAAGACCACCtggataaagaaatagaaaaacttCGGAACCAACTTAAAGTGAAGGTTAACCGCCTCTTTGAGGCTCAAG GCAAACCAGAGCTGAAAGGTTTTAACCTGAACCCCCTCAACCAGGACGAGCTTAAAGCCCTCAAGATTATCTTGAAAGGATGA
- the Pdrg1 gene encoding p53 and DNA damage-regulated protein 1 isoform X2: MLSPEAERVLRYLVEVEELAEQVLSDKRQIVDLDTKRNQNREGLRALQKDLSPSDVMVCFGSMFIRIPHHQTKEMIEKDQDHLDKEIEKLRNQLKVKVNRLFEAQGKPELKGFNLNPLNQDELKALKIILKG; this comes from the exons ATGCTGTCGCCCGAGGCAGAGCGGGTGCTGCGGTACCTGGTGGAAGTGGAGGAGCTCGCCGAGCAGGTCCTGTCGGACAAGCGGCAG ATTGTGGACCTGGACACTAAGAGGAATCAAAACCGAGAGGGCCTGAGGGCCCTACAGAAGGACCTCAGCCCTTCTG ATGTGATGGTTTGCTTTGGGAGTATGTTTATCAGAATCCCTCATCACCAGACGAAGGAGATGATCGAGAAAG ATCAAGACCACCtggataaagaaatagaaaaacttCGGAACCAACTTAAAGTGAAGGTTAACCGCCTCTTTGAGGCTCAAG GCAAACCAGAGCTGAAAGGTTTTAACCTGAACCCCCTCAACCAGGACGAGCTTAAAGCCCTCAAGATTATCTTGAAAGGATGA